The following is a genomic window from Solanum lycopersicum chromosome 6, SLM_r2.1.
TTCAATGAAAAGGCAACAGAAAATTTTCCTCaattgctttctttcttttcaatatggtatcagagcaataaGATCTTCATCACGaccctctttcttttccttcttttttcttGACCTCATCCTCTCATGGCTGGTGATACTGCCACATCTCAAGTTGGAGAGGCTGGAGGTTCAACTCCAGTAAGTTCAACTATTCAGATCAACCAAGGAAATGATGCCTCTAATCCTTTTTATCTTCACCCATCCGATTCACCTGGAATGGTGCTTGTCAACTCAATCTTCGATGGGAAGAGCTACGGTGGCTGGCGCAGAGCAGTCTTCATAGCTCTTTCTGCCAAGAACAAACTCAGCTTCATTGATGGAAGTCTTAGTGAACCTGCTGTTTCTTCACCAACCTATAAGGCATGGAATCGATGCAATGATATGGTGATTTCATGGTTACTCAACTCCCTTTCTAAGGATATAGCAGAAAGTGTCTTATATTCAAAAACTGCTAAGGACATTTGGAAAGAACTTGAAGATAGGTTTGGACAGTGCAATGGTGCAAAATTATTTCAGCTCCAAAAAGAGTTAAGTGATTTGGTACAAGGAAACTCAGATGTGGCTGGTTATTATACCAAGGTAAAAGGATTTGGGATGAGTTGGATAGTCTTGACACTTGTGCTCATTACACTTGTGCCTGTTCTTGTGGAGGTAAGAATAGGACTCTTAAATCTCATCAAGACGGCAGGCTCATTCAGTTCCTTATGGGACTGAATGATGCATATTCTAGTGTTAGAAGCAATATCTTGATGATATCACCCTTGCCAAGTGTCAATCAAGCTTATTCATTGTTGATCCAAGATGAGAAGCAGAGAGAAATTCACACTTTTCAACATCCAATTGAGTCAGCTTTCATGGCTGCAAGACAACAATATGGGGTTCAAAAATTCAACACATTAGAGAAGAAAGGAAATTTTGAAGAATCAAAGAACAACTTATTCTGCACTTATTGTAAAAAGACAAGGCACACGGCACAGAACTGCTATAGGTTGATCGGATTCCCAGCAGATTTCAAATTTACCAAAGGAAAGAAATCTCAAACACAGAGTAATGCAGTATACACAGGTACTGATGCAGGAAATTCTTCAATTGCTCTCCCTGAGAAAGAATTCACACGGGAACAATATCAGCACATGTGTCGTATGCATCAAGATTTTCAACACCTCAAGTTAGGCACTCAAGGTGAATCAAACTCTGAGGTTCATATATCTGCTAACTGTGCTGGTATAGCTCAAACTCTTTCTACTTCTATGCATTCTTCTAAATCTATCATCTGGATTTTAGATTCAGGAGCATCCGAGCATATGACCCATGATTCCAAGCTTTTATTCAATATTCACCCTCTACTCACTCCTGTTTTTGTTAATCTTCCTAATTCAGAAAGAATTAAAGTCACTCAAGCTGGAAGTGTCAACATTTTACCCAATTTTACTGTTGTAGATGTTCTCTTTGTTCCTAGTTTTAGGTGCAATCTTCTTTCAGTTCACAAAATATGCTCTAGAGCTAATTCATCTCTTCTTTTTACTTCCTTTGGAACTGTTTTGCAGGCCCCTTCAATGAAGAGGCCAATATTACTTGGGGAGGCTAAGCAGGGGATCTATCTTCTTCACACTATCAAGCCTACTACTAGTTGCAATCCTCTAGATGTACCTAGTATTTCTAATTCAGTTTTTACTATTTGTAATGAAAGCAGAAACCTATCTAGTTCAGTTTCTTTTTCTGCTACTGTTCCTACCGATGTAAGTCTATGGCACAATCGTTTGGGGCATTTGCCTTTAAGTAATATGAAGAATATTTCATCTCTTTCTTATTCTTCTAGTAATTCTATTGATGCTTGTGATATATGTGCCAAGGCCAGACAAGTTAAAATGCCATTTTTCTCAAGTCTTAGATCTACTATTAATGTCTTTGATCTAATTCACATAGATACTTGGGGGCCATATAAAACACCCACTCTTGAAGGTTTTCGATATTTCCTTACCATTGTTGATGATTTTAGTAGGGCTACTTGGACTTATCTCCTTTCCACTAAATCAAATGCTTTTACAGTCCTAAAACAGTTTCTAGCTATGACTGAACGACAATTTGGTAAACAAGTTAAAACCATCAGATCCGACAATGCCATGGAACTTGGGGGAAGTTTTGAAATCTCAGaattcttttcttcaaaggGTATCATTCATCGGACAACTTGTGTATACACCCCACAACAAAATGGAATTGTTGAAAGGAAACACAAACATCTACTTGAGACTTCTAGAGCTCTTTTATATCAATCAAAATTGCCCATTCATTTTTGGGGTGATTGTATCCTCACTGCTACTTTTTTAATCAACAGATTCCCATCTCGCATTCTTCAATTCAAAACTCCTTATGAAATCTTATTTGGTAAGCCTCCTTCTTATCATTCTCTTAGGACATTTGGTTGTTTAACCTATGCTTGTACTATCTCTCAATTGAGAGAAAAGTTTGATCCTAGGTCTATACCAAGTGTTTTCTTAGGTTATCCTTTTGGAAAGAAGGGTTACAGGCTTTTGAATCTTCAGACTATGAAGGTTTTTATTTCTCGACATGTTCGATTCCATgaatctatttttcctttttcctcaACTTCAAGTCATAAGCATCTATTTCCTGTTCCGGATCCTCATTCTCTTTCTTATCCTGATCATGATCCTTTTGATATCTCTACTTCAGATTTAATTCCTCTCGAatcatcacattcatcttcTCCTCTACATGCcgacatttcttcttcttctacaacTCCTTCACCCCCTCTCCCTATTACTAGGAAGTCTAATAGAGTCAAACAACCTCCTTCTTATCTTGCTGATTACTtatgtaattctgtttttgtcACATCTCAACTTACTGAATCATGTTTTTCAGTTTCTCTTGACCCTACTATTTTACCTTTCTCTGCTCTATCTTCTACAAATCAATCTCTCCTTAATTCTACTTCATACATTTCTGAGCCTACCTCCTATTCTCAAGCTGTTCTTCATCCTGGTTGGCAAGCTGCTATGGCCAAGGAGTTTGATGCACTTGAGGCCAACAAAACTTGGGAAGTTGTTCTCTTGCCTCCTGGGAAGAAGGCTCTCCCTTGCAAATGGGTTTATCGGGTGAAGTATAAATCAGATGGTTCTTTAGAAAGGTTCAAAGCTCGTTTAGTTGTACGGGGAGACACTCAACGTGAGGGCATTGATTTTACTGAGACTTTCTCTCCAGTGGTTAAGATGACTACCATTAGATGCTTACTTGCCATTGCAGTAAAAAAGAATTGGAACATTTCTCAGTTAGATGTTAATAACGCTTTTCTACATGGTGATTTACAAGAAGAGGTTTTTATGAAATTCCCTGCTGGTTTATCACCACCCACTCCCAATCATGTATGTCTATTGAAGAAATCCCTTTATGGTTTACGACAAGCCTCTAGGCAATGGTATGCCAGGCTCACAGCAGCTCTTAATTTTAAAGGTTACACTTGTTCTCTAAATGATTATTCATTGTTTTTTAGACAACTCTCCGGCAAAGTAACCATTGTCgctgtttatgttgatgatattttaattaCTGGGGATGATATTACTGAACAATCGTCTTTGAAAGATTTTCTTCACTCGGAATTTCAGATTAAAGACCTTGGTCAGGCTAATTTTTTCTTAGGCATGGAATTATTGAGAGAACCACATGGTTTAGTTACAACTCAGAGGAAATTTACCTTGGACATGTTGTCTGAATTTGATTGTCTTCATCTCAAGCCTGTCTCTTCTCCTCTAAATCCTGCTCACAAGCTACTTCCAGATGAAGGAGAGCCTTTACCCGACCCTACTTTCTATCGCCGACTGTTGGGAAAGCTTAATTTTTTAACCCATACACGACCGGATTTGTATTTTGCTGTGCAGACTCTCAGTCAATACATGCAGTGTCCTCGTCAACCTCATTTAACTGCTGCTTATCACTGTCTTCGGTATCTCCTCCGGGATCCTGGATTGGGTTTATTTATGTCTTCCCATGCTTCTTTTCGCCTTCTTGCTTATTGTGATTCTGATTGGGGGAATTGCCCTGTTACTCGTCACTCCATCAGCGGGTTTTACATCAGTCTAGGGGGTTCTCTGATCTCCTAGAAGTCCAAGAAACAACCTTTAGTATCTCTTTCTTCTGCTGAAGCAGAATATCGCTCTATGAGAAGAGTGGTTGCAGAGGTTACTTGGCTGGTTCGGTTGCTTGATGACTTGTCTGTTCCTCCATCTTTACCTGTGGCCCTTCACTCTGATAGCCAAGCGGCTATCCACATAGCTCGTAATCCAGTTTTCCATGAACGCACAAAGCATGTGGAGTTAGATTGTCATTTCGTTCGCCAACAATTTTTGGATGGAATCATATCCCTCTCCTATATCCCCTCCAGATCTCAAGTCGCTGATATTTTCACGAAACCTTTGTCTGGTCCTGCTCATCTGAATATCATCGGCAAGTTGGGTGTGGTCTCCACCCCTCCCAACTTGAGGGAGGATGTTGGTGATTGCAACATTGAGTTTCACCATGGAAGTGAACTCGATTCAGAGCTCAAAGAGAATGGACGAAAGATGAGGGACAAAGTCTGATTATCTCTCATCTTTAAGACATTTTTATCCTCTTTCCTATTTCAAATCATCTCAGCCTTTGATGACAACTAGTATTATATTTCATCATGAGAATCATCACAGTTGTCCAAGGAATATTCCAGATATATTccattatatatgtaaatattgtttttatttatttacaattaGTCAGTTAGAGAAAAACAAATAAGAGAAGGACAGCTGGTAGTATAGTAAcaaatttttattccttttgcTTTGTATAAATGCACATGTACAGATTCAATGAAAAGgcaaaagaaaattttcctcaattgctttctttcttttcaatatgtatttccAGCCCTATACTTCTGTTCTATTGCATTGGCTGACTCCATAAGAGGTAATGTTGGGCTCTTGGCCTAATAATGCAAGGAGAGGAGATGGAAGTTCATGGCGAACTCAGAGCAAATTTCACATATAAAAGAGCAAGAAAATGAAGGTTAATGTTAAGAATGATGACATAACCATGCattaaaattaaactacataaccaGGGAGGTATACCAAAGGCTTGCTAAACTCAATTGAGACCAAAACATACAAATACATTAAACTAGCAAGCTACTACTTAAACAAACAAGTAGTATTGAATGGAATTCCCTTTTCATGAACAAAAACTTgagaattcaaaaaaatatggcAGACAAAATTGATGTATTTGTTGGCTACATTAACTAGGCACCAAAAATGCATTCACTTTCCTTACAGAAAGAGTGTCTTGAGGTGATGAAGCCCAACTACTGTATCCTTCACAATTCTAAAATGTCAAACTGGATTTTATTTTAGCAAACTAATGAGTCATACAAATGCTAAGGGAGAAGATGGATTCTAATAAGGAAGGTAGCAAACAACAAGTTATATGAACACGGAATTGTAAATTCAAGACATGAACAAACTTCGAACAACCCATTAAACTTAAATGGCCTCCT
Proteins encoded in this region:
- the LOC138349377 gene encoding uncharacterized protein; this encodes MAGDTATSQVGEAGGSTPVSSTIQINQGNDASNPFYLHPSDSPGMVLVNSIFDGKSYGGWRRAVFIALSAKNKLSFIDGSLSEPAVSSPTYKAWNRCNDMVISWLLNSLSKDIAESVLYSKTAKDIWKELEDRFGQCNGAKLFQLQKELSDLVQGNSDVAGYYTKVKGFGMSWIVLTLVLITLVPVLVEVRIGLLNLIKTAGSFSSLWD